In the genome of Phacochoerus africanus isolate WHEZ1 chromosome 5, ROS_Pafr_v1, whole genome shotgun sequence, the window CCCAACCCTCCCGAATAGGAAGAGCTGCGTGCTGGCCTCTGCCAACCGTAGCATTTCCAGGGTGTGGGTGAACTTGGCGGGGGGCGGTGCTGGAGGGCATTAAGCAGCACAGGATGGCTACTCCCTGGGCAAGGCTCACGTCAGTCCCAGAACTTCTGGGGGAAGGTCTCAGGGTGGCGCTAGAATATCTAACACTTTCCTAACACTTGCTGATCCATCcaactgtgtccttttttttttttttttttaatatagttgacaTCTGTGTCCTTTTAACAAAGAAAGAGCAGATCTCAAGGTCAATGCCTCCCCCAGGGAACAATGTCTATGTAGAACTTGATATCTTTGTTTACATTATGTCTATTCACATGTTTTACCTTCTATTTCTGGCAAGGGATATTTGATGTTCCGCTGACAGAGTGACACGAAACAGAGGCCTTGTCAAACAAATTTATTAAGAAAACAGTAaaccaatttaaagaaaaaatgtgcaGATGGTACACTGATAGGGCAAACAGCCTAACATTCAGGACCCAAGTTTGGGAAGTCAGACCCCAGGGAATGGAAACTCCTTTGCCTCCCCCAACCCGTGGCTCCTCGCCCAAAGGGGAGGTCAGCTGATACAGAGACTAGGGCTCCGTTTCTGCGGGGTGGGGCGCACATCTGTTTCTCTGGACCACTCCAGCACGCTGGGATGGAAGATGGCCAGAGGCCCCGTTTGGGGAGCTGCCCTTTCCCGGGAATGTGTCCCTTTCCATACTGGACCAAACCTAGCTCTCCTTGGCCCAGGGCCACCCTCACTGTGGAGGGTAAGATCCAGAAGGCTCATGGGTTGGTGGCCTCAAGAGAGGACGCAACACCTGCTGGGCTTTTCAGACTCCAGACCCCAGCTACAGGCAAGAGAGGgcctcttggggagttcctgttgtggctcatctgtaaggaatccaactaggaaccatgaggttgtgggttcgatccctgcccttgctcagcgggttaaggatcccgcgttgccgtgagctgtggtgtaggttgcagacgcggctcggatctggtgttgctgtggctgtggtgtaggccagcagctacagctccgattgcacccctaatcggccgcaggtgcagctctaaaaagggggtaaaaagagagagaggggacctCTTTCTGCAGGGTGGGGGTGAAAGCCACGGTTTGGCTGTAATAAGATGCTCTCTTGCCTGGTCTTGAGCTCTCTGTCGGTGTTGTTCTGGAGGGGCGGCGTGGCTCTGGGAAGCTGAATATCTGTCATCTCCTGCTAGCAAGGCTGACACCCGTCATTGCCACACTCGACGTTTCTTCAGCATCCACGGGACCCTTCACAACGCGGGCATCTTAGGTGCCTGCTGAAGGAGGGTGGATGTGCTATTTCCTGCCTGTCTGGTACCTTGAGTTCTTAATTCGGAATGTGATTTTGGCAGCTTCAGGCCCAGAGCTGGCCCCAAGTCCAGTTTTCTGTGCCGCAGCCCTTGGCAGCTGAGCAAAGGCCACTCCAAGCTTCTCTGCAGCACAGGCTCCATCCACACCCAGGCTGCTCAGGCCCAGATCCAAAGGAACTGAAACCCCCAAAGTAAACAGCCTGGGAGAGGCATTTTTGCCTGGGGTGGGGATGCCCTCAGGTGTGGGCTCGGGCTCTCAGAAGTCTCAGGGGCCTCTGGGGGCCAGTCCTCCAGGCCCTGGGGGTCAAAACCCCACGCTGGTCCGGCCTTCACGCCTCCAGAAAGCTGAGATCTGCTCCAGGGTGACCCGAGGCTGGAGGCCCCACTCGGGATCAGGGCTTCCTGGCCGCTGCCTCCGGGCCTGGGGGCTCCCCAGGTACCCACTGGCCTCTGGCCTCTGTTCGGGCTCGGCCCAGCTCACCAGGCCTGGGGCGTGGGGCCTCTCTTCCCAGACCTGGGGCCTCCAGAAGGTGCTgcgggctggggcctggggcggggTCTGGGGGACCAAGGAGTTGCGAGGGGAgttgggggcaggtggggctgtAGCTCGTGCCTCCAAGGTGCCCCCCAAGGTGGGTGGGTCCGGGACTCGGTCCATCAGCAGGGGGACTGAGGAGCCATACCAGTCCTCTGAGCGCTCTCGGGGGGTGCCTGTGGGTTCGATCCACAGTTCTCCCCCCGGGCGCCAAACCAGGGTGGGCGCGAGGGTCCCCGGGTCTGGGCGGAGGGAGCGGCGGAACAGGCGTTCGGCCAACACGGCTGTGGTCAGGAGGAAGACGGCGGCCAGGGCGGCCAGGACCAGCATGATGGGGACGCAGGGCCCACAGGGCAGCGGGGGCCATGAGGAGGCTGCCAATGCCAGGGGCTCCTCCATGGGCCCGGAGGGCTGCTCTGGCGTCGGAGGCAtctggagaggcagagagaggagagacaggGCAGGAAGCGTGTGAGACAGGCTTGGCACATCTTGCGGAGGAGGGGGCAGCGGGTGTGCACAGAGTGAGGAGAGAGACAGCGGGGAGCAGGGCTTGGGGACAGCTGGCTGAAGAAACCACCCCAGGCAGACAAAGGAGCCAGGAGGACCCCGAAAGGGCAGGAGGGAGTCAGATGGTCAGAGAGATGGGGCTGACCTGGGTCTGCAGCCAGGCCCTCCTGCTCGGCATCCTCAGCCCCGTCCCCGAAGCCGCACGGTCCTCCCAGATTCCAGGGTGCCTCAGACAAACGTCCAAGGGCGCCAAGGTCTTCGTCCCTCCCcctgcccgccccacccccaccgtcTCAGCCCCTTCGGGTCTTCTTAGAAGAGGAAGTTGCTGAGTGAGGAACTGAGAGCCTCcattcccagctctgcccagcatGTGTGCCCCGCTCCTGGCCACCTTCACCTCCTCCACCTCGGTGGCACCCTGGACGCTCCTTTGCCCTCAAGTCCCTCGGGAGTCGGTCTTGCTCTCTGCAGAGGCTCCCCGGGTTTGCTGTGGTGCCAGGTCTCAGGTGCCACTTCTGCCCCTGTCCCTGCCTCTCCGGCTCTGCCCAGTCTCTGCCCAACTCTGTCTCCCTTGTTTGTCTTGGATGGCCTCTCTCTGGCCCCAGCAactgccgccccccccccggccccggcTGCATTTGCAGGGGCCTCCTGCCCATTTCACCTCACCTCCATCGGTTCTTGAGCTCCTGGCTCTCCCTCAGAGCCACCCGTGCCTGTGCGAGCGGAGGACGCCGGGCAGTTGCCTTAGATGAGGGCGGAAGGGAGGGCACCACCTGTTGCTGGGCAACTGTGCCCTGGATCCCCCAGCCACCCCCGCGGTGCGTTTCCAAGGCAACCTGGGGGGATGTGGTCACCGCTGTGGGGAGGTGTTTCCTGGCAAGAGGTGGGGCCGGAATGGGCAGCGGCTCTGTGAACTCAGTGTCACCCCATAGTCaggtccctggccccaggacatCTGCCTGGAAGCCAGGAAAGAGAGACAGCCCATCCAGGCCACCAAGGTGCCTCGTTCTGCCTGCTCCCAGGGGGGTGCCCTGTTCCTGCCCTGCACAGTCAGCCCCACCAAACCCACTCCTGCTCTCTGCCCCCCATGCCCTCGTGCATGCCCCGCTTTCTCCCTGCTTTTCATAAACATACATCTCCTTGTCTTCAAGCCTTTTAGCCACAATTTTGGTTGGAAAATGTCTGTGAGATAAGGCTTGGGTAGCAAAATATCAAGCCTCTAGGAAGGATGTAGGCTAGAAAAACATGCTtagggagttaagaacccaactaggatccatgaggatgcgggttccatccctggcctcgctcagtgggttaaggatccagcattgctgtgagctgtggtgtaggtcacagacaaggctcagatctggcattgctgtggcttatggttggctggcagctgtagctccaatttgatgcctagcctgggaacttctatacgccgcgggtgcggccctaagaaaagcaaaaacaaccaaaaaaaaaaaaaaaaaggagttcccgtcgcggcacagtggttaacgaatccaactaggaaccatgaagttgcgggttcggtccctgcccttgctcagtgggttaaggatccggcgttgccatgatctgtggtgtaggttgcagacgcggcttggatcccgagttgctgtggctctggcgtaggctggtggctatagctctgattcaacccctagcctgggaacctccatatgccgcgggtgcggcccaagaaataacaacaacaacaacaaaaaaaaaaaaaaaagacaaaaaaaaacaaaccatgcaTAGGCCTATCTCCAAGACCCTGAACATTTGCCATCTCAGCTCCTTTCTCCTGGCGCTGAGGGTTGAAGGAGCTGGGgccggggtgggaggaggagcatCTGAGCCTGGATTGGAGGCCTTTCAGAGATGATCTCCTTCCATTCACTCCCTGACAAGTGACCAGTAAGCCCCGAATTAGGGAGGTGTTGTGCCCTAAGTCACACATGTCAGAGGACAGGGGACGCATAGACATGAATTATTCATCTGGCAAATAACCTCTACATAGCACCGGTATTCCtaggtattacttttttttttctttttagggctgcgcctgcggcacatggagattcccaggctaggggtcaaatcagagctacagctgccagcctacgccacagccacagcaacgccagaaccaagctgtgtgtgcgacctacagcacatctcccggcaacaccggatccttaaagccactgagcaaggccagggatcgaacccacatcctcatggatcctagtcagattcgtttctgctgagccacgatgggaactccaatattttttttaaattgggtgttCGTTGAGTTTAGGCTTAGGTTTCaatcctttttatctttctttctgttttggtaTTCATATTTTGTTGTGCAAAATGACAGCCAGTGAATGTAAAAGGCTACCAAAAATATGTGGCTGTGTAAATGTCTCACAAAAGAgggtcacaggagttcctgtcatggcgcagtggttaatgaatccgactaggaaccatgaggttgcgggttcaatccctggccttgctcagtgggttaaggatctggtgttgccgtgagctgtggtgtaggccggcagctacagctctgatttgatccttagcctgggaacctccatatgccgcaggaacggccctagaaaaggcaaaacagaagaagaagaaaaaaaagagtcacaagggcagcctgactcagattACTCCATCCTAGTGGTTTGGAGGGAAGGACCAGAAGGAGCACAAATGGGCCGGGGATGGGAGTAGGAGGAAGGGTTCGTCCCAAGGCTCTGTGTCTTGTGACATCTGCAGAAACGTTATGAGATCAGATTTTGATGAGATTATAAGCCTTAAAATAAAACCTGAACGTAATATCACTGCAGTGGACACTTACAAATGGCTAAGGTGGTAAATAttccctcatggatgccaattgagttcttttttttttttttgtcttttttgctatttcttgggccgctcctgcggcatatggaggttcccaggctaggggtctaatcggagctgtggccgccagcctacgccagagccacagcaacgcaggatccgagccgcgtctgcaacctacaccacagctcacggcaacactggatcgttaacccaccgagcaagggcagggaccgaaccctcaacctcatggttcctagtcggattcgttaaccactgcgccacgacgggaactccccaattgagtt includes:
- the C5H16orf54 gene encoding transmembrane protein C16orf54 homolog isoform X1; amino-acid sequence: MLGRAGNGGSQFLTQQLPLLRRPEGAETVGVGRAGGGTKTLAPLDVCLRHPGIWEDRAASGTGLRMPSRRAWLQTQMPPTPEQPSGPMEEPLALAASSWPPLPCGPCVPIMLVLAALAAVFLLTTAVLAERLFRRSLRPDPGTLAPTLVWRPGGELWIEPTGTPRERSEDWYGSSVPLLMDRVPDPPTLGGTLEARATAPPAPNSPRNSLVPQTPPQAPARSTFWRPQVWEERPHAPGLVSWAEPEQRPEASGYLGSPQARRQRPGSPDPEWGLQPRVTLEQISAFWRREGRTSVGF
- the C5H16orf54 gene encoding transmembrane protein C16orf54 homolog isoform X2; the protein is MEMPPTPEQPSGPMEEPLALAASSWPPLPCGPCVPIMLVLAALAAVFLLTTAVLAERLFRRSLRPDPGTLAPTLVWRPGGELWIEPTGTPRERSEDWYGSSVPLLMDRVPDPPTLGGTLEARATAPPAPNSPRNSLVPQTPPQAPARSTFWRPQVWEERPHAPGLVSWAEPEQRPEASGYLGSPQARRQRPGSPDPEWGLQPRVTLEQISAFWRREGRTSVGF